In the Arachis ipaensis cultivar K30076 chromosome B04, Araip1.1, whole genome shotgun sequence genome, NNNNNNNNNNNNNNNNNNNNNNNNNNNNNNNNNNNNNNNNNNNNNNNNNNNNNNNNNNNNNNNNNNNNNNNNNNNNNNNNNNNNNNNNNNNNNNNNNNNNNNNNNNNNNNNNNNNNNNNNNNNNNNNNNNNNNNNNNNNNNNNNNNNNNNNNNNNNNNNNNNNNNNNNNNNNNNNNNNNNNNNNNNNNNNNNNNNNNNNNNNNNNNNNNNNNNNNNNNNNNNNNNNNNNNNNNNNNNNNNNNNNNNNNNNNNNNNNNNNNNNNNNNNNNNNNNNNNNNNNNNNNNNNNNNNNNNNNNNNNNNNNNNGAAAAATTTATAttataagaacaaaaaaaatggTATTAATATATAGTTTTGTTTCTAATCACTTTACACTAATTTTGTACATACTTCTCTCTAAATAGTAAATGAGGGGCTTTTATAGAGTTTTATGCAACCATACATAAATCATGAGCCTTTCTCAAATTTCATGCAAGGCTATGGTAAATCATGGAAATTTTGTGTGTTATGTACATCACGTAAAATTCTACCAAAATTTCATGATTTACTAACGCACGGCCCATGTTATTTTGGTTATAAATTATGGGATCTCACATGATTTTATGTTTATTTGTAAAACGTTTAAAATACTCatgatttatattaaaaattagaaGACAAAATtgtaattattttacttttaagACAATCTAGTAGTTTTGGTGTTGATATAATTTATATAAgtaaattatcttttttttaaataattaatccttttaaaatatataatatttatcttAAAAGATAAGTTCGATAATTTCGACACTAAAATAAAGACACCAAAAAAATAATGTACAATTTAGAGATAAGCAAAATAAGTGACAACTACAATTTCCTAATAGAAGCCACATGAAAACAATATTACCTTCCAATTATAACATCTAAGATCATTAACCacgattaattaaattaattcattttaattctattagataccttgatatgtttgttgagtgattttaggtttaaaaggcaaagattggattgaagaagtgaagaaaaaacatgcaaagtggagaattcataaaaaaaatgaagttTTAGAAATCTGCCATGCGAGGCGTACGCGTGACCATGCGTGCGCATGACCAGAAATTCGccaagtgacgcatacgcgtgacaagcaacacgtgacctcattaaagaagcACGCTGGGGGAGATTTTTGGGACTGCAGaagcccaatctaactcatttctaaagctatttAATGCAGAATTCAAGAAGGAATAAGGACGGAGCAATTAGTGTAGTGTAGGAAACATGCTTTAgtttagttctagagagagaagctccctcttctctctagaaattagggttcttagtttagttttctcttatatttaggtttaattacttgttttgatttagtttcctgTACTTTTTCTTATTGATTTGCTTCaatcttcttaatttctcttgttaatttctcttgttaatttctccttTAATGCACTTGATAtctttttatgtttcttattgtttaattgagttgttattgttagcTTCTTGCATTcgatagttttagattttattattcttgcccTCTTACCATGCTTTTCTTGTATGCCTtctaagtatttgacaaaattcttggttggaatttagagtagattttgtgcattcttgacttggaaagagaagttaggtgctcttgagtcattaatactcaacttatgttggtgatctagagttattagttaatattgtttctattgacgctaatctttcgctaattcaattagtaagtgaTTAGGCTTAACTCTTgataattattgtgttatgattaactagtcttatttgatttTCTCCCGATGTTGGAGATAACGAAACAGGCTTAACTCTTgataattattgtgttatgattaatgactatgatagaaaaccttgattctcaattcttgccatgaatgtctctttttagtatttgctatctttagttgtttgatttattttattgtcatttaaattcttgtcttCTTACATGTAACCACCCCCTTGAACCTCATAACCGATAACATGCATACCTCActgtaattcctttgagagacgacccatgATCTAATACTCtcgattatttttattggtttgcactcgtgacaaacaaaattaaactttgattgaaggtTATTTGTcgatttggaactatacttgcaacgaagcgatttcttttattgagaagaaattcCAAACTGACGATTTCcttcacatcaagtttttggcgccgttgctgagaAATTGCAATGTGTgcctattattggttattgtacatatgttaatattgtgaatagtttgctctTTAATCGTTTGCTTGTTTGAGTCACTAGTTACATTCTTGTTTCTTTGTTTCTtaatagtttttgtttttgtttctccttttactatgaattctcatctctttggttatgagtttggttgcaattatgttgtagggaatgaaaaTTTCAATGAGGGTTTGCATCAAGAAAttggaaatcaaaggtgggaggagccttaaGCATATGGATactcttcttggcaacaacctcctctagTTTCTTATAAgtataatccaactcctaatgTATACCAACTTAATGGATGTGGTGAACCTCATTGTGGTGTCAATCACAACCACAATATGCATATGACCACTTCTCTCAACATTACTCTCaacaaccttactcacaagctcCATATCACCAAACacttccatatgatcctaacccatacccaccataccaacaaccatatgaaccacatctaaagccaccaccattccaacaccaataccccCAAGAACCACTATCTCTATATACACTACCTCAATActctcaccaatatgaaccaccttccaactatgacacctttcctccaaacaatgaaccctctcttccaccactgtCTTCATTGGACGAATTTCTCAAACCCCTAATGCAAGAACAAAAAGATCTCTATTCTCGTCTTCAAAAGTAAGAAGAAGAGGATCAAAAGAAGCTAAAGGGGTTGGAAGTCATGATGGCCACCATAACCGAAGCCGTTCACCACTTAGTCTCCCTACATTTATGCGATCAAAGTACCCCCATTGATGAATGTGGAAGATCAACCAAAGAGCATAGGGAGGAGAAGAacttggagcttcaaggtgaagaagaggagttaaagcaagagtTACAACAAGAAGAGGTAGTTGAGATCATTAGCATAGAGGAAGTGGTTAGAGAATTGAGGAAAATTGTtcagtgattttttgtccacattgatcaattcCCTTGATGATCTTATTGAGCCTTCTCCCGTTGAATTTGAAACGGATGTTGACATAGATCTTATGCAACCTCCAAGATATGACTCAAGTGATGGGAAAGATCCAGAAGACATTGGTGAAGAAGTATTTGAATTTGAGAAAGTTTGGCAAGAGGTGGAGATTGAAGAATTTAGTCAAGTAGTGAAAACTCCTCAAAGAGGATGGAAAGGAGTGGGGATTACCTTAACAAGGCCATTGGAAGCCTCTCTCACTAAGCAACAATCCATtatttcattcaagtgggtaactCTCTTATCCTTGAGCTTTACTTTCCCGTTTGAATATGGTTTGTTTGAGATGGATgagcaacttagagctctttgtgaaatTAAGAGCAAGAGAGAAATGGTTAGTGGTTAAAAACACCATTCTAGGTTCATTGTGGTTGAGAGGTCCAAGTTAAATTGCAAAGGTTGGAGACTTGGAGTCATCctaaattgaatgggtctaggagaatagtTTGGTGCCTAAAGGAGGATTCTATGCGCTTATCAGCCGAgtggaataatgatgatcaattagaagatgggtgtagaaacaagatttgagatcttggcatacaagaggatcgatTTTGGGAGCCCATAGCTTGTGTAGAACTCCATCAAGGTTGAAGAGACTCCTCGTCCATTGAAGGATGTTATTCTTGTTTCTTACGAGATCATTCACAAAAGGATCCTGCAGCTGCACAAAGGATAAAACAGAAGGTGTTTTATTACTGCCGGTGCATTGACCAGTTCATTCCCATGTACAAAATTCTTTCACATACAGCCATTTTTTCACTGTTTGTACCTCTCCGTCAATTGAGTATAGTTCAATTTTCTATTTACTTCAAAACTAGGCCTCCCTCTAGTTTGTCAGTTTCTAGTCAATACATTCTCTTTCTAGGTTATAGAAACATGGTTGATGCCATGGCCTCAATATTGAAATCCTATAAAATGTTCATCTGACTTGTAAATTGTGGAAAGTTTTCAAATGATTTTTATTTTAGTGCATTGTTTGGATATATCATTTAGAAAATGATATTCTGCCCCCCTTTTATTGTATAGTTGATCTGATTCCACCATTTCACTCTTGTAGCCGTATTGATAAAGTATCTCTTGGCATCTTTTGGACTTTATTCTTTCCCTCCACTTTTCTGTATATTTGGTTCTATTTCTTCTAACTTGTTACATATAAATTTGTTCAATAGAATTGGTAAATGATGCAGGATGTATATGAGCAGCAGAAAGAACTAATTTTACTTGGAGAGAGGGTTGTACTGGCCACTTTAGCATTTGACCTTGAATGTTCAACACCCCTATAAGCCCCTTGTCGAGGCTATAAAGAAGTTCAAAGTTGCAAAGAATGCCCTTGCACAAGTTGCATGGAACTTTGTTAATGATGGGTATGATTTAGTTGCTATTTGTTCTAATCTATTCTTGTTGAATCTATTTTGTTCATACAGATATATATTTGTTTACACACTGCAAAGTGGTTTTCAGGCTGAGGActgataaactccgattttgtggtttatcttgtgcttattttggggaattttatcactttttcccacatttattcaataaaatagcatggttttgcaattctcccttgaattgtgcttaaatgtgaaaacatgctttttaggccttaaaatagctaaatttaactcactttaatttcattcgatgccttgatatgtttgttgagtgatttcaggttcataagacaagtattggatggaagaagtgaggagaaaagcatgcaaagtgggagaactcaggaagaaatgaaggaactgtaaagctgtcaagcctgacctcctgacactcaatcgaccataacttgagctacaaaggtccaaatgaggcggttccagttgcgttggaaagctaacatccggagcttcgaaatgatataaaatttgccatatgttgcttcgcgctcaggggcgcgcacgcgccatgtacgcgtgcacgccgattctgcccgtgggtccactttaatgaaatcgtcCCCAgtgatttgtagctcattttgggcccaatacaactcatttctgatgctattgaacccaaggattgaaggaagaatgaaaaaaaagtagtcatagtttatttttttatcatgttttagggtagaattctagagagagaggctctcttctctctctagattttagggtagtttaggtttaattttcttaaatccaacttttaattcttgtttcaatttagtttctccttttaatttcttgttgctactactctattcttcttagttctcttgtcaattttacttttatgtctctttttatGTTCATGAGCCCCTTGTTGAATTTGGatattttctttaatgaaatttaatgtttgatgttcttttattgatgatttgagttgttgatttacttttcttgcaattggtagttggtagattttattattcttgtacatttaccatgctttccctttgtacccaccaagtatttgacaaaatgcttggttgggctttagagtagattttgagcattcttggcttggaaagagtaattgggcaatcttgagtcatgaaaatctaacttatgttggtgatctagagttgttagctaatattgtttccattgatgctaatcttttgctaatttaattagtaagttgattaggacttttggattgagattagctagtcttattagactttctctcatggaagataatatgataccttcttccaatgttggagatgacgtaataagataaattcttgttattattgtggtatgattgattaatcttgtttgactttctccctatttgttggagttgactaaataagatgaattaatcattgcatgactaggatagaaagcctatgatctcaacacttgccatgaatgtctctctttattacttgctttctttattttcttgcttgatttactcttcttgtcatttaagttcttgccatttattttctgcGAAAATATAAAACCAACCCCCTTAACCCCTTTATAgctaataattgagcacttcattgcaattccttgtgagacgatccggagtctaaatacttcggttaattcttatttggggtttgtacatgtgacaaaaccatattttaatttgatgcgagagttgtttgttggtttggagctatgcttacaacgaaattcttatttctacaagagaaaatctagaccgacaacaatttttgcttatcaaattaatggcgccgttgccggggagttgcaatggtgttatgttattggctattgtgaatatgtgaatatgtttgccttttgcttatttgttagtttttgttagctttaggaccttgttgcttatttttttttagtttttgtttctctttgctattatgaattctcatcctcactttggctatgagtttggctcaaattatgttgtagagaATAAGAGCTAtgatgacaatatgcatcaaggatggaataatcaaaggtgggaggagcctcaaaggattgatcaaccttattggcaacaacaacctccggattcttatgggtataactctcatcctaatgcatatcaatctaatggatgtggtgactcttattgtgattgtcaacaaccaccaccacatacctatgaaccaccccctcaacatgactttgaaccaccttactcacaagtcccttttcaccaaacacctccatatgaccccaacccatatccaccataccaaccaccttatgagccatatgaaccatacatggaaccaccaccattccaacacaattactctcaagaaccacctcaatgtacactacctccatacccttaccaaaatgaaccaacttccaattatgaaacttccttcccaaacaatgaaccttctttttccacaccacctccaatTGATGATTCTCTCCAAGAATATGTTAGCTCTTACAtttgaagggaagaagagaaccaaaaggagtttaaggagttagaagccaagatagctaccatagcggaagccgttagcaatatggtctcctcccaACTAAGTCTAaacaaccaaggcactcccattgacgaatgtggagaagcaaccaagaagcatagtgagggagtgagtttagagcttcaaggtaaagaagaggagttgaagaaagaattgccacaaggggaagaagttaagataattgagccggaagaagtggttgaagcctttgaagaggttgaccaagagatggattcaatcattgaagaattcttatatataattgaatcctctccaattgagtttgacatagagggtaaggaagaagatacctcacctcccatacccttggtaagcaatgaagaagagattaNNNNNNNNNNNNNNNNNNNNNNNNNAATTCCACCGAACACGAACTTCGATAGGAACTTGTAGGTGGTTACGAACTCAGAGGTTATTCGAGGTAAGAAGTTAAAATTATAGAAGTTCAAAACTACCTCAAGAAGTGTTTAGTACTCGAGGGTTTAAACTAAGAGGAACACGCTAGGCCCTAGGGTGTGAAACAAAACTGTGGGTAGAAGTTTAACTAGTAGTACTAAGGTTAACCCACCAAATCGGAACCTTAAGAGTTTCTTCGGAGGTTTGTTGAAGGATCTGGGTATGTTAAATCGAgggaggagctccccataagtccaacttaaggacaataaacaaaagtgctaggtgggagacaccccactatggtaaactcttttcatttttctcttttgtaaatattggtagaataggtttgatttcatgttttgttttgttttttgagtttatttggtagtataatatgttaaataaggttttaaggtgtttgggtagctgtttggaggtttggaatgcttggtttggtgcaagaacttggaaaaactttgaaaaacagagcaccaacccgcgcgtgcgcgcacctggcgcgtacgcgcgcctcaagcattttcgaccatccacgcggatgcgccatgtacgcggacgcgtggatgcaaaaatctcacccctccatacattgacccgagagttgtacCTAtactgcgccagcaccatgcctgaggcacaaaaccacccgcgcgtgcgcgcacctggcgctaTGCGCCCTTGAAGCTAATTACGCAAAGCACGCGCACGCACGCTGTGTGCATGCGCGCCGATAGCGTCACCTaccctcctggtacatgttccagagagttgggccaatttTGTGCCTAGTTCATGCCCGCGACTGATGCGCAGGCGCACTTCACGCGTCCGCGCAGATCGCCACCTCCATCAGGCACGCGCCTGCGCACTGTGCGCATCCGCGTCACaccaaaaaaaaaggaaaatttttttttcttttcttccattttcttttattgcatttgcctattttcatttattgcattttaattttgtttttatagcttgttcttattttcttttctaagttcttatattttaataatggtgttggattcttatattcaattgttaagaatttcttggttaatcttggtgctttgtgacttgtttggcattaattgtaatatttgctctacacacaagattagtgctttagtccttcctaactcatgatcccttgtttttgtaccctattatcattgagttaggatgggaccaaattctctcatgcttatcactagtcttgtttgtgtcaatagttgattaagcttgatgcaacataCTCTTCATGTCATATACTCATGCTTTGCCttttctcttgcatcaagtattaattgatatgcctgttgcctatattgctctctcatttacatgcgtagctaacatgtagtgagaaccttactcttatttggtatTAGCCCCCGTctatgttctaattgctttcatgtctttgttgtaggcttaattttctttctttttctctcctttgaggttagccaccaagaagaaaagaaatgagaaagcttctaaatggggcaacgaaCAAGTTCAtctgcacaaccttttgaaggagctcatcaattgtagcaacccatccaccttgctcttctttgcatgcaccgaggacggtgcaaatttctaagtgtggggaggtcatccgaccgatctccatgggtaacattttctttttttcaacaccaattctggatttcctttgctagttagttgttATATTGCataataggttgcatgttagttagaatttgtacatatttcaccatttctttttatgttaggactacttggttggggtgatgattttttttccaagaaaaattatttttagggcaccctaccaatttgaaaaaaaaaaatttttttgacaaacttgcttgaagaatttattttggaacatgatttttgagctaagaacacaagcatgtgagttttgagcctaattatgtggttacatcttataaccacttatttttattcttgtgtgcataattctctttctatgattgtaatctttgatttgtttgattctttatgtccattgtttcatgtatgcatgcatttgtatgattgaggccattatttcatttagctcacttatccaaatagcctacctttcatcaaccattgttagccacttttgagcctatttaatctcttttgttcttaattttagcacatcactatccctaagtgaaaaacaataaatgtccttaatttggatctttgattagcttaggctagtgagggtgtgtattatttgggtatggaaaacttgggacattggttgaggttaaagtgtaatttttatttttgttgaaaatattgggaattggatacatattcacgcactatatgtaaaaccatatgcattgatacgtttgtatatactttagaaaaaaaaagaaaatgagaaaaaaaacatatatatatatatatacacaaaagaaaaaaagaaaaaaagaaaaaaagagaaaaagaaaaaaaaaaaggggacaaaaatgccccaaagtgaagttcaaaaaaaaaaaatcaatgcatatggaatgtgaattaaagagaatgcatgagtatgtgaaaaagtgggaatcatgggtagctaggttgtgtattagaattgtataggttgttatatgtgttaggtgggAGCtgaggctaatcaaagatacaaatttcaagctcacttgaccatatacatccctacctttaccctagccccattacaacctatgaataagtcctcatgatggatgtatgcatgcattgaataattgttgattgttagatgaaaaataaattttggaaagcatgagtagaagataattgagtgaatcgaccctatacacttgagcgactagagcggatacatttccggtgagggttcgatgctcaattccttgttcccggcttttatGAGctctcttcttgcaagtctatctgaactttattttgatatttgaattggtaggattcatgagttatcatactacttagccctacttgatatatattcttggagattgatttgattttgaccaagtaggtagaatcattttgcatttagttgcattcatatagataggtgcatatagtttatttgcattgaataaatgttcatatcccttttcttgtccttctttattcttagcatgaggacatacttggtttaagtgtggagagatttgataaaccccgattttgtggtttatcttgtgcttattttgggggattttatcaccttttccctcatttattcaataaaatagcatggttttgcaattctcccttgaattgtgcttaaatgtgaaaatatgctttttaggccttaaaatagctaaatttaactcactttaattctattcgatgccttgatatgtttgttgagtgatttcaggttcataaggcaagtattggatggaagaagtgaggagaaaagcatgcaaagtgggagaactcatgaagaaatgaaggaaccgtaaagttgtcaagcttgacctcctggcactcaatcgaccataacttgagctacagaggtccaaatgaggcggttttagttgcgttggaaagctaacatccgggccttcgaaatgatataaattttgccatatgttgcttcgcgctcaggggcgcgcacgcgccatgtacgcgtgcgcgccgattctgcccgtgggtccactttaatgaaatcgcccccagtgatttgtagctcattttgggcccaatccaactcatttctgatgctattgaacacaatgattgaagggagaatgaaaaaaaaagtagtcatagtttagtttttatcatgttttagggtagaattccagagagagaggctctctcctctctctagattttagggttgactaggatagaaagcctatgatctcaacacttgccatgaatgtctctctttattacttgctttctttattttcttgcttgatttactcttcttgtcatttaaattcttgccatttattttctgcGAAAATATAAAACCAACCCCCTtaacccctttatagccaataattgagcacttcattgcaattccttgtgagataacccggagtctaaatacttcggttaattcttatttggggtttgtacatgtgacaaaaccatattttaatttgatgcgagagttgtttgttggtttggagctatgcttacaacgaaattcttatttctacaagagaaaatctagaccgacaacaatttttgcTTATCAAGGACATCGCTCTGCCTGCAATTTAAGCCACATCATATTGCAGCAGGTGCCATTTTCCTTGCTACCAAGTTCCTGAAAGTGAAGCTTCCATCAGATGGGGAGAAGGTTTGGTGGCAAGAGTTTGATGTCACCCCACATCAACTAGAGGGTTGGTGCCATCCCCTCAATCACTTGCATATTCAGATAGTTAACCCGATTGGACAGCCTTTGTTCCCATGGCTAAATGCTATGATAATTTCTGTCATTGCCATGTGTATGGATGGTTATCTTTTACCGATCATgttaggcattttcttcaagagAACAAACCCAATTTTGCTCATGGGTAGTTTGTTGTTATAGATAGAATATCCTTCTATGTTGTAATAGCTGGATGCTTCTGCTTAGCCTTCTGAGTCTGTGTTTATGTTGTCTTGCAGAAGTTAGCAATCAAATATTGGAACTCTATGAGCAGAATAGAATATCACCATCTCAAGAAAGTGAAGTAGAAGCAAGTGGTGGAGGGGCAACGAGATCTGCTACAAAAGCTCCTGGTTCGAATGAGGAGCAGGCCTCAAAACATACATCCTCACATCCAGCTCCGTATCACTCATCTGCAGAAAATCATGTGGTAGCACCTATGGGAACAGAAAACCAAAGCAATGATGGGAGTGCAGAAATGGGCAGTGAGATTACTGACCACAAGGCTGACCTGGAAATAAGAGAGTCCCGGAACTCTGAACAGTTT is a window encoding:
- the LOC110271478 gene encoding cyclin-T1-5-like → MATITEAVHHLVSLHLCDQSTPIDECGRSTKEHREEKNLELQGEEEELKQELQQEEVVEIISIEEVVRELRKIVQYDSSDGKDPEDIGEEVFEFEKVWQEVEIEEFSQHLTLNVQHPYKPLVEAIKKFKVAKNALAQVAWNFVNDGLRTSLCLQFKPHHIAAGAIFLATKFLKVKLPSDGEKVWWQEFDVTPHQLEEVSNQILELYEQNRISPSQESEVEASGGGATRSATKAPGSNEEQASKHTSSHPAPYHSSAENHVVAPMGTENQSNDGSAEMGSEITDHKADLEIRESRNSEQFPLKDNKREVKNRSKFGTERIVSGDQDRIVGTKEASEVGRKDDLGSHKYSSVGQNMELREGPVGHSPKEEMKMIDTDKVKAALEKKEEGARGNDLKERCNG